One Aphelocoma coerulescens isolate FSJ_1873_10779 chromosome 5, UR_Acoe_1.0, whole genome shotgun sequence DNA segment encodes these proteins:
- the LOC138111092 gene encoding membrane-spanning 4-domains subfamily A member 4A-like isoform X4 — MAATTVTDAGSVRIITEVIPAMDPRAAQLASGSQTPAPARTSFQTQGFRRAHPKVLGTIHIFTGIVHICFGIILTASEHRNPSLPVASGILFWLGILQLLVSGSLLVESERRDSPVLVKTCCVVNVGIVLGTLVATGIHGTAVTRHVPGCENPKPFQTRPEWCLNTRSKSLSNGLDSTFVLLGLLEFCVAVAVLAFGYDAARRHTYTQLAL; from the exons ATGGCGGCCACCACGGTGACCGATGCCGGCAGCGTGAGGATCATCACGGAGGTGATCCCGGCCATGGATCCCCGGGCGGCCCAGCTGGCCTCGGGCTCCCAGACGCCTGCGCCTGCCAGGACGTCATTCCAAACACAAGGCTTCCGGAGGGCTCATCCCAAGGTGTTGGGG ACCATCCACATCTTCACTGGAATCGTCCACATCTGCTTCGGGATCATCCTGACAGCGTCGGAGCACAGGAACCCTTCCCTCCCTGTGGCCAGCGGGATCCTCTTCTGGCTTGGGATCCTG CAGCTCCTGGTCTCGGGCTCGTTGCTGGTGGAAAGTGAAAGGAGAGACAGCCCTGTGCTG GTCAAGACCTGCTGCGTGGTCAACGTGGGCATTGTCCTGGGCACGCTGGTGGCCACTGGGATCCACGGCACGGCCGTCACCCGGCACGTGCCCGGCTGCGAgaaccccaaacccttccagaCGCGCCCGGAATGGTGCCTCAACACACGCAGCAAG agcctgaGCAACGGGCTGGATTCCACCTTCGTGCTCCTCGGCCTCCTGGAATTCTGCGTGGCCGTGGCGGTGCTGGCGTTTGGATACGACGCTGCCCGGCGGCACACATACACCCAGCTG GCGCTGTAG
- the LOC138111090 gene encoding acyl-coenzyme A amino acid N-acyltransferase 2-like isoform X1 produces MVEVTVTPQSSLADRPVQIRVRGLSPSQLVTLRAWLKDEQGECFQSRAFFRADGAGEVDPGLHAALGGSYSGVWPMGLLWFLQPDTLFRRLVKRDVAGSPFRVRLEVFDGLSLGPDPKEQPLASCEAERWYVGPGVQRVPICEGRVRGALFLPPGPGPFPGVIDLFGGAGGLIEFRAGLLASRGFAVLALAFFAYDDLPRVLAQLDLEYFEEAVELLLQHPKVRGPGLGVVGVSKGAEVALAMAAFLPRVVATVWINGTAFLHGNPLVYKELRIPPIPYYTERVLFTELGAMDNSAIFADPRDPAYRTSAIPVEKIQGKVLFVVGEADRSFNSKLFAELALARMPPESGRILSYPGAGHLIEPPGSPLCSTSSIRGTPRPVAWGGEPQPHARAQEDSWREILQFLELQLGSVAAMKL; encoded by the exons ATGGTGGAGGTGACAGTGACACCGCAGTCCTCGCTGGCCGACCGGCCGGTGCAGATCCGGGTGCGGggactgtccccatcccagcttGTCACCCTCCGGGCATGGCTGAAGGACGAGCAGGGCGAGTGCTTCCAATCCCGCGCCTTTTTCCGCGCCGACGGAGCGGGAGAGGTGGATCCCGGGCTCCATGCCGCCCTGGGGGGCAGCTACTCCGGGGTCTGGCCCATGGGGCTCTTGTGGTTCCTGCAGCCTGACACCCTTTTCCGACGGCTGGTCAAGCGGGATGTGGCCGGCAGCCCCTTCCGCGTCCGGCTGGAGGTGTTTGATGGGCTCTCCCTGGGCCCGGATCCCAAGGAGCAGCCGCTGGCATCCTGCGAGGCCGAGCGCTGGTACGTGGGCCCCGGAGTGCAGCGGGTGCCCATCTGCGAGGGAAGGGTCCGCGGCGCCCTATTCCTGCCTCCTG GTCCAGGCCCCTTCCCAGGCGTCATCGACCTgtttgggggtgcaggggggctGATCGAGTTCCGGGCGGGGCTCTTGGCCAGCCGGGGCTTTGCCGTGCTGGCCCTCGCCTTCTTCGCCTACGATGACCTGCCCCGGGTCCTGGCCCAGCTGGACTTGGAATACTTTGAGGAAGCGGtggagctgctcctccagcatCCCAAG GTCCGAGGACCCGGCCTGGGCGTGGTGGGTGTCTCCAAAGGCGCAGAGGTGGCCTTGGCCATGGCTGCCTTCCTGCCACGGGTGGTGGCCACGGTGTGGATCAACGGCACGGCCTTCCTGCACGGAAACCCGCTGGTCTACAAGGAGCTCCGCATCCCTCCCATCCCCTACTACACCGAGCGCGTCCTGTTCACCGAGCTGGGAGCCATGGACAACTCGGCCATCTTCGCCGACCCCCGCGATCCCGCCTACCGCACCTCAGCCATCCCGGTGGAGAAGATCCAGGGAAAGGTCCTCTTTGTGGTGGGAGAGGCCGACCGCAGCTTCAACAGCAAGCTCTTCGCCGAGCTGGCCCTGGCGCGGATGCCACCGGAGAGCGGCCGGATCCTGTCCTATCCCGGCGCTGGGCACCTGATCGaaccccctggatcccccctgTGCAGCACCTCCAGCATCCGGGGCACCCCGAGGCCGGTGGCATGGGGGGGAGAGCCCCAGCCCCATGCCCGGGCCCAGGAGGATTCCTGGCGGGAGATCCTGCAGTTCTTGGAGCTCCAGCTGGGATCGGTTGCCGCCATGAAGTTGTGA
- the LOC138111093 gene encoding uncharacterized protein: MSVLLPALVLLVATTAVLLATRVWKARKRPGSRAGGSRRGRAAPGAPGSPPAEETPPHGAAAPGSAPYIPCGCGPGCAACATAARELQDLVTPLWPGVSFPRDSEMWQLSWKDLEQLLERGRLPCCASSSSSGSLHPSRSLSESCRTPDGEDPVDGSCCSLGAAGVRRNCSSLRMHVAKKNLEVKLRAQPVPVRCSQEQLVQREASPHSSETLPCSESLSGSCQTPDGEDARACSPSSLGSADISGTRSALRMHVAKKSLEVKLGARPAPVKSSQQQVAQQEVSPRRRCPAHGCQDPAGLPSGNNTPCSESEKILQRQRELEFPHLRGAPLRRMRLLLAAQILLRMLCFK, translated from the coding sequence ATGAGCGTCCTGCTCCCCGCGCTTGTCCTGCTGGTGGCCACTACGGCCGTCCTGCTGGCCACCCGCGTTTGGAAGGCACGGAAGCGCCCCGGCAGCCGggccggggggtcccggcgcgGCCGAGCAGCCCCAGGGGCTCCCGGCTCCCCCCCGGCTGAGGAGACCCCTCCGCACGGCGCGGCTGCCCCCGGGAGCGCCCCGTACATCCCGTGCGGCTGCGGCCCCGGCTGCGCCGCCTGCGCGACGGCGGCCCGGGAGCTGCAGGACCTGGTGACGCCGCTGTGGCCCGGGGTGTCCTTCCCGCGGGACTCGGAGATGTGGCAGCTGTCCTGGAAggacctggagcagctgctggagcgcGGCCgcctgccctgctgtgcctcctccagctcctccggGAGCCTCCATCCTTCCCGGAGCCTCAGCGAGAGCTGCCGGACTCCGGATGGAGAGGACCCCGTGGACGGatcctgctgctcccttggAGCTGCGGGCGTGAGGAGGAACTGCTCGTCCTTGAGGATGCACGTAGCCAAGAAGAACCTGGAAGTCAAGCTGAGAGCCCAGCCCGTTCCAGTGAGGTGCTCCCAGGAGCAACTGGTGCAGCGGGAAGCGTCACCCCATTCCTCCGAGACCCTGCCATGCTCCGAGAGCCTCAGCGGGAGCTGCCAGACTCCGGACGGAGAAGATGCCCGGGCCTGCTCTCCGAGCTCCCTCGGATCCGCGGATATCAGCGGGACCCGCTCAGCCCTGAGGATGCACGTGGCCAAGAAGAGCCTGGAAGTCAAACTGGGAGCCCGGCCTGCTCCGGTGAAGAGTTCCCAGCAGCAAGTGGCACAGCAGGAAGTGTCCCCGAGGCGCCGGTGCCCAGCGCACGGCTGCCAGGATCCTGCGGGGCTGCCAAGTGGGAACAACACCCCGTGCTCGGAGTCGGAGAAGATCCTCCAGAGGCAAAGGGAGCTGGAGTTCCCCCATCTCCGAGGAGCTCCTCTGAGACGGATGAGGCTCCTCTTGGCAGCTCAGATACTCCTGAGGATGCtctgttttaaataa
- the LOC138111090 gene encoding acyl-coenzyme A amino acid N-acyltransferase 2-like isoform X2, whose protein sequence is MWENRVSPPRAGFGPTFPFPACCACTERRERGALGILGLGSTPRSGPREEGIRRRGGGRCTMVEVTVTPQSSLADRPVQIRVRGLSPSQLVTLRAWLKDEQGECFQSRAFFRADGAGEVDPGLHAALGGSYSGVWPMGLLWFLQPDTLFRRLVKRDVAGSPFRVRLEVFDGLSLGPDPKEQPLASCEAERWYVGPGVQRVPICEGRVRGALFLPPGPGPFPGVIDLFGGAGGLIEFRAGLLASRGFAVLALAFFAYDDLPRVLAQLDLEYFEEAVELLLQHPKVRGPGLGVVGVSKGAEVALAMAAFLPRVVATVWINGTAFLHGNPLVYKELRIPPIPYYTERVLFTELGAMDNSAIFADPRDPAYRTSAIPVEKIQGKVLFVVGEADRSFNSKLFAELALARMPPESGRILSYPGAGHLIEPPGSPLCSTSSIRGTPRPVAWGGEPQPHARAQEDSWREILQFLELQLGSVAAMKL, encoded by the exons ATGTGGGAGAACcgtgtgtctcctcccagggctggatttGGGCCAACATTCCCGTTCCCAGCCTGCTGTGCCTGCACGGAGAGGAGGGAGCGGGGTGCActcgggattttggggcttggATCCACACCCCGCTCCGGCCCCAGGGAGGAGGGTATCAGGAGACGGGGTGGGGGACG GTGCACCATGGTGGAGGTGACAGTGACACCGCAGTCCTCGCTGGCCGACCGGCCGGTGCAGATCCGGGTGCGGggactgtccccatcccagcttGTCACCCTCCGGGCATGGCTGAAGGACGAGCAGGGCGAGTGCTTCCAATCCCGCGCCTTTTTCCGCGCCGACGGAGCGGGAGAGGTGGATCCCGGGCTCCATGCCGCCCTGGGGGGCAGCTACTCCGGGGTCTGGCCCATGGGGCTCTTGTGGTTCCTGCAGCCTGACACCCTTTTCCGACGGCTGGTCAAGCGGGATGTGGCCGGCAGCCCCTTCCGCGTCCGGCTGGAGGTGTTTGATGGGCTCTCCCTGGGCCCGGATCCCAAGGAGCAGCCGCTGGCATCCTGCGAGGCCGAGCGCTGGTACGTGGGCCCCGGAGTGCAGCGGGTGCCCATCTGCGAGGGAAGGGTCCGCGGCGCCCTATTCCTGCCTCCTG GTCCAGGCCCCTTCCCAGGCGTCATCGACCTgtttgggggtgcaggggggctGATCGAGTTCCGGGCGGGGCTCTTGGCCAGCCGGGGCTTTGCCGTGCTGGCCCTCGCCTTCTTCGCCTACGATGACCTGCCCCGGGTCCTGGCCCAGCTGGACTTGGAATACTTTGAGGAAGCGGtggagctgctcctccagcatCCCAAG GTCCGAGGACCCGGCCTGGGCGTGGTGGGTGTCTCCAAAGGCGCAGAGGTGGCCTTGGCCATGGCTGCCTTCCTGCCACGGGTGGTGGCCACGGTGTGGATCAACGGCACGGCCTTCCTGCACGGAAACCCGCTGGTCTACAAGGAGCTCCGCATCCCTCCCATCCCCTACTACACCGAGCGCGTCCTGTTCACCGAGCTGGGAGCCATGGACAACTCGGCCATCTTCGCCGACCCCCGCGATCCCGCCTACCGCACCTCAGCCATCCCGGTGGAGAAGATCCAGGGAAAGGTCCTCTTTGTGGTGGGAGAGGCCGACCGCAGCTTCAACAGCAAGCTCTTCGCCGAGCTGGCCCTGGCGCGGATGCCACCGGAGAGCGGCCGGATCCTGTCCTATCCCGGCGCTGGGCACCTGATCGaaccccctggatcccccctgTGCAGCACCTCCAGCATCCGGGGCACCCCGAGGCCGGTGGCATGGGGGGGAGAGCCCCAGCCCCATGCCCGGGCCCAGGAGGATTCCTGGCGGGAGATCCTGCAGTTCTTGGAGCTCCAGCTGGGATCGGTTGCCGCCATGAAGTTGTGA
- the LOC138111092 gene encoding membrane-spanning 4-domains subfamily A member 4A-like isoform X1, whose translation MAATTVTDAGSVRIITEVIPAMDPRAAQLASGSQTPAPARTSFQTQGFRRAHPKVLGTIHIFTGIVHICFGIILTASEHRNPSLPVASGILFWLGILQLLVSGSLLVESERRDSPVLVKTCCVVNVGIVLGTLVATGIHGTAVTRHVPGCENPKPFQTRPEWCLNTRSKSLSNGLDSTFVLLGLLEFCVAVAVLAFGYDAARRHTYTQLVREAGIPGNPCKSLEC comes from the exons ATGGCGGCCACCACGGTGACCGATGCCGGCAGCGTGAGGATCATCACGGAGGTGATCCCGGCCATGGATCCCCGGGCGGCCCAGCTGGCCTCGGGCTCCCAGACGCCTGCGCCTGCCAGGACGTCATTCCAAACACAAGGCTTCCGGAGGGCTCATCCCAAGGTGTTGGGG ACCATCCACATCTTCACTGGAATCGTCCACATCTGCTTCGGGATCATCCTGACAGCGTCGGAGCACAGGAACCCTTCCCTCCCTGTGGCCAGCGGGATCCTCTTCTGGCTTGGGATCCTG CAGCTCCTGGTCTCGGGCTCGTTGCTGGTGGAAAGTGAAAGGAGAGACAGCCCTGTGCTG GTCAAGACCTGCTGCGTGGTCAACGTGGGCATTGTCCTGGGCACGCTGGTGGCCACTGGGATCCACGGCACGGCCGTCACCCGGCACGTGCCCGGCTGCGAgaaccccaaacccttccagaCGCGCCCGGAATGGTGCCTCAACACACGCAGCAAG agcctgaGCAACGGGCTGGATTCCACCTTCGTGCTCCTCGGCCTCCTGGAATTCTGCGTGGCCGTGGCGGTGCTGGCGTTTGGATACGACGCTGCCCGGCGGCACACATACACCCAGCTGGTGAGGGAGGCGGGGATCCCCGGGAACCCCTGCAAGTCCCTGGAATGCTGA
- the LOC138111092 gene encoding membrane-spanning 4-domains subfamily A member 4A-like isoform X3, which translates to MAATTVTDAGSVRIITEVIPAMDPRAAQLASGSQTPAPARTSFQTQGFRRAHPKVLGTIHIFTGIVHICFGIILTASEHRNPSLPVASGILFWLGILQLLVSGSLLVESERRDSPVLVKTCCVVNVGIVLGTLVATGIHGTAVTRHVPGCENPKPFQTRPEWCLNTRSKSLSNGLDSTFVLLGLLEFCVAVAVLAFGYDAARRHTYTQLRFPRISLVLLSQAL; encoded by the exons ATGGCGGCCACCACGGTGACCGATGCCGGCAGCGTGAGGATCATCACGGAGGTGATCCCGGCCATGGATCCCCGGGCGGCCCAGCTGGCCTCGGGCTCCCAGACGCCTGCGCCTGCCAGGACGTCATTCCAAACACAAGGCTTCCGGAGGGCTCATCCCAAGGTGTTGGGG ACCATCCACATCTTCACTGGAATCGTCCACATCTGCTTCGGGATCATCCTGACAGCGTCGGAGCACAGGAACCCTTCCCTCCCTGTGGCCAGCGGGATCCTCTTCTGGCTTGGGATCCTG CAGCTCCTGGTCTCGGGCTCGTTGCTGGTGGAAAGTGAAAGGAGAGACAGCCCTGTGCTG GTCAAGACCTGCTGCGTGGTCAACGTGGGCATTGTCCTGGGCACGCTGGTGGCCACTGGGATCCACGGCACGGCCGTCACCCGGCACGTGCCCGGCTGCGAgaaccccaaacccttccagaCGCGCCCGGAATGGTGCCTCAACACACGCAGCAAG agcctgaGCAACGGGCTGGATTCCACCTTCGTGCTCCTCGGCCTCCTGGAATTCTGCGTGGCCGTGGCGGTGCTGGCGTTTGGATACGACGCTGCCCGGCGGCACACATACACCCAGCTG AGATTTCCCCGGATTTCCCTGGTTTTGCTTTCCCAGGCGCTGTAG
- the MRPL16 gene encoding LOW QUALITY PROTEIN: large ribosomal subunit protein uL16m (The sequence of the model RefSeq protein was modified relative to this genomic sequence to represent the inferred CDS: substituted 1 base at 1 genomic stop codon) produces MRRVSLRNXRSRRVSRPDHGRDVFGDGPMAAPLRHFRRVPAMWRWRLPGPLRAGGGPGGVAVPRAGLKKLALPPDYSGITFPEKPKLKFMDKVPAVPKVRREPRRLRDIRGPSQVATDFTQGQYGILALGGGYLHWGHFEMIRLTIGRSIDPKSMFAVWRVPGPYKSVTRKSLGHRMGGGKGPIDHYVTAVKSGRLVVEVGGHCEFEEVRPFLAQVAQKLPFPAIPVSRESLQEMRREEEEKRLNNQNPWTFERVVASNMLGMRKYLSPYDLRLKGRYWGKFFLRHRV; encoded by the exons atgcgCCGCGTTTCCCTCCGGAACTAACGTTCCCGCCGCGTTTCCCGGCCGGACCACGGGCGGGACGTGTTTGGGGACGGACCAATGGCGGCGCCCTTGCGGCACTTCCGGCGTGTCCCGGCGATGTGGCGATGGCGGCTCCCGGGGCCGCTCCGGGCCGGGGGAG GTCCCGGCGGCGTCGCGGTTCCCCGGGCGGGGCTCAAGAAGTTGGCGCTGCCCCCGGATTACAGCG GGATCACCTTCCCGGAGAAGCCGAAGCTGAAGTTCATGGACAAGGTGCCGGCGGTGCCCAAGGTCCGACGGGAGCCGCGGCGGCTCCGTGACATCCGTGGCCCGTCCCAGGTGGCCACCGACTTCACCCAGGGCCAGTACGGGATCCTG GCTTTGGGCGGGGGTTACCTGCACTGGGGCCACTTCGAGATGATCCGCCTGACCATCGGCCGCAGCATCGACCCCAAGTCCATGTTCGCCGTGTGGCGCGTGCCCGGCCCCTACAAGTCGGTGACACGGAAAAGTCTGGGACACCGGATGGGCGGCGGGAAGGGCCCCATCGACCACTACGTGACGGCGGTGAAGAGCGGGAGGCTGGTGGTGGAGGTGGGCGGGCACTGCGAGTTCGAGGAGGTCAGGCCCTTCCTGGCCCAGGTGGCCCAAAAACTGCCCTTCCCGGCCATCCCCGTCAGCCGGGAGAGCCTCCAGGAGATGCggcgggaagaggaggagaagaggcTCAACAACCAAAATCCCTGGACTTTCGAGCGCGTGGTGGCCTCCAACATGTTGGGGATGAGGAAGTACCTGAGCCCCTACGACCTGCGGCTCAAGGGACGTTACTGGGGCAAGTTCTTCCTGAGGCACAGGGTGTGA
- the CCDC86 gene encoding coiled-coil domain-containing protein 86, translated as MERENGGSPGSGPGAIPEEPSGAAAARRRRKGGKKRQEAAVAIPRGKPKSGRVWKDPGKKRFSHMIQDKALRSSWARKMKERQEKKMVRDLARQLEEAKQREKEEKKRRREENLKRRLENERKAEIVQVIRNPLKLKRAKKKQLRRVEKRDTLALLQKTPVRRSKATE; from the exons ATGGAGAGGGAGAACGGAGGCAGCCCGGGATCGGGACCGGGAGCGATCCCCGAGGAGCCCAGCGGGGCCGCCGCGGCTCGGAGGCGGCGGAAAGGCGGCAAGAAGCGGCAGGAGGCGGCGGTGGCCATCCCGCGGGGCAAGCCCAAGTCGGGACGGGTGTGGAAGGATCCCGGGAAAAAGAG GTTCTCCCACATGATCCAGGACAAGGCGCTCCGCAGCTCCTGGGCACGGAAAAtgaaggagaggcaggagaaGAAGATGGTCCGGGATCTGGCACGGCAGCTGGAGGAGGCGaagcagagggagaaagag GAAaagaagcggcggcgggaggaaAACCTGAAGCGGCGCCTGGAAAACGAGCGGAAAGCAGAGATTGTCCAAGTG ATCCGGAACCCCCTGAAGCTCAAGCGGGCCAAGAAGAAGCAGCTGAGGCGGGTGGAAAAGCGGGATACGCTGGCCCTGCTCCAGAAGACGCCTGTGAGGCGAAGCAAGGCCACGGAATGA
- the LOC138111092 gene encoding membrane-spanning 4-domains subfamily A member 4A-like isoform X2 codes for MAATTVTDAGSVRIITEVIPAMDPRAAQLASGSQTPAPARTSFQTQGFRRAHPKVLGTIHIFTGIVHICFGIILTASEHRNPSLPVASGILFWLGILLLVSGSLLVESERRDSPVLVKTCCVVNVGIVLGTLVATGIHGTAVTRHVPGCENPKPFQTRPEWCLNTRSKSLSNGLDSTFVLLGLLEFCVAVAVLAFGYDAARRHTYTQLVREAGIPGNPCKSLEC; via the exons ATGGCGGCCACCACGGTGACCGATGCCGGCAGCGTGAGGATCATCACGGAGGTGATCCCGGCCATGGATCCCCGGGCGGCCCAGCTGGCCTCGGGCTCCCAGACGCCTGCGCCTGCCAGGACGTCATTCCAAACACAAGGCTTCCGGAGGGCTCATCCCAAGGTGTTGGGG ACCATCCACATCTTCACTGGAATCGTCCACATCTGCTTCGGGATCATCCTGACAGCGTCGGAGCACAGGAACCCTTCCCTCCCTGTGGCCAGCGGGATCCTCTTCTGGCTTGGGATCCTG CTCCTGGTCTCGGGCTCGTTGCTGGTGGAAAGTGAAAGGAGAGACAGCCCTGTGCTG GTCAAGACCTGCTGCGTGGTCAACGTGGGCATTGTCCTGGGCACGCTGGTGGCCACTGGGATCCACGGCACGGCCGTCACCCGGCACGTGCCCGGCTGCGAgaaccccaaacccttccagaCGCGCCCGGAATGGTGCCTCAACACACGCAGCAAG agcctgaGCAACGGGCTGGATTCCACCTTCGTGCTCCTCGGCCTCCTGGAATTCTGCGTGGCCGTGGCGGTGCTGGCGTTTGGATACGACGCTGCCCGGCGGCACACATACACCCAGCTGGTGAGGGAGGCGGGGATCCCCGGGAACCCCTGCAAGTCCCTGGAATGCTGA
- the LOC138111094 gene encoding membrane-spanning 4-domains subfamily A member 12-like isoform X1: MQGMGSLRLGSRAVMYTAETLPKGKNRVMGTIQIMTGFLHIGFGIVLTTLTNVYTSVFVIGEIPFLGGVSFIISGCLSIGAEKSPTECAVKGSQTMNVISAIFALLGIVAFIVDLNLNGLYRSSFNYYSYLVLLAGNGISIVLLIFTILEFCIAVATANFWCRATRLSSNEAMLIVPSATRVDLAVPPTELPQPPSYSELAAPEV; this comes from the exons ATGCAGGGCATGGGGAGCCTCCGGCTGGGCAGCCGCGCCGTCATGTACACGGCAGAGACCCTCCCCAAGGGCAAGAACCGCGTCATGGGG ACCATCCAGATCATGACGGGATTCCTGCACATCGGCTTCGGGATCGTCCTGACCACGCTCACCAACGTCTACACCTCTGTCTTCGTCATCGGAGAGATCCCCTTCCTGGGCGGCGTGTCG ttcATCATCTCCGGCTGCCTCTCCATCGGTGCCGAGAAGAGCCCCACGGAATGCGCG GTGAAGGGCAGCCAGACCATGAACGTCATCAGTGCCATCTTCGCGCTCCTGGGAATCGTGGCCTTCATCGTGGACCTCAACCTCAACGGGCTCTACCGCTCCAGCTTCAACTACTACAGCTATCTCGTCCTG CTCGCAGGGAACGGGATTTCCATCGTGCTGCTCATCTTCACCATCCTGGAATTCTGCATCGCTGTGGCCACCGCCAATTTCTGGTGCCGGGCCACGCGCCTCAGCTCCAACGAG GCCATGCTGAtcgtccccagtgccacccggGTGGATCTGGCTGTGCCACCGACGGAGCTGCCTCAGCCTCCCAGCTACAGCGAG CTGGCTGCTCCCGAAGTCTGA
- the LOC138111094 gene encoding uncharacterized protein isoform X2 — protein sequence MGMLRVTHAWFGCYGAGLALLRDSFRWERWDGQPGSNPWEILETSPSLCRVWPHVAPGAGRCPGKPSGRWGADSGVTSADRAGYHLEHPPPELRDHPGDHPDHDGIPAHRLRDRPDHAHQRLHLCLRHRRDPLPGRRVVHHLRLPLHRCREEPHGMRGEGQPDHERHQCHLRAPGNRGLHRGPQPQRALPLQLQLLQLSRPGNGISIVLLIFTILEFCIAVATANFWCRATRLSSNEAMLIVPSATRVDLAVPPTELPQPPSYSELAAPEV from the exons ATGGGAATGCTGCGGGTCACACACGCGTGGTTTGGTTGCTATGGAGCAGGGCTCGCCCTCCTCAGGGACTCTTTCCGCTGGGAAAGGTGGGACGGGCAGCCAGGATCAAATCCTTGGGAGATTCTGGAAACGAGCCCCAG cctctgTCGCGTGTGGCCGCATGTGGCTCCCGGTGCTGGCCGCTGTCCGGGGAAGCCGAGTGGCCGGTGGGGAGCTGACTCTGGGGTGACCAGCGCTGACCGGGCTGGATACCACCTGGAGCACCCCCCTCCTGAGCTGCGGGACCACCCTGGAG ACCATCCAGATCATGACGGGATTCCTGCACATCGGCTTCGGGATCGTCCTGACCACGCTCACCAACGTCTACACCTCTGTCTTCGTCATCGGAGAGATCCCCTTCCTGGGCGGCGTGTCG ttcATCATCTCCGGCTGCCTCTCCATCGGTGCCGAGAAGAGCCCCACGGAATGCGCG GTGAAGGGCAGCCAGACCATGAACGTCATCAGTGCCATCTTCGCGCTCCTGGGAATCGTGGCCTTCATCGTGGACCTCAACCTCAACGGGCTCTACCGCTCCAGCTTCAACTACTACAGCTATCTCGTCCTG GGAACGGGATTTCCATCGTGCTGCTCATCTTCACCATCCTGGAATTCTGCATCGCTGTGGCCACCGCCAATTTCTGGTGCCGGGCCACGCGCCTCAGCTCCAACGAG GCCATGCTGAtcgtccccagtgccacccggGTGGATCTGGCTGTGCCACCGACGGAGCTGCCTCAGCCTCCCAGCTACAGCGAG CTGGCTGCTCCCGAAGTCTGA